Proteins co-encoded in one Sphingopyxis sp. BE259 genomic window:
- a CDS encoding TonB-dependent receptor plug domain-containing protein, with the protein MRGTRSKILYGGCAVLALVAATTSARASAQDAPVVAEDGDAIIVTGSRIKSVGLSSTSPISTLEGEQIQLQRAVTIEDISVKIPQLAGGVNSTSVGSDAFGAQTLDLRNLGQNRTLVLINGTRALPFSFRNAVDVNSIPAPLLKRVDVLTGGAAAVYGADAVAGVVNFIINDDFEGLQANINYRAVAGGGSQKSGHLMGGMKLGDRGSIVGYVEYTDRDPLLAGNRRFARNGAATLPIGGNFTDVASGRTFSYDANGVFTLTPQSTDYTPLFLLAQPLRRFNADAFFKYELFDGVETYGRIMYSKVETQGGTRSGQNPPTTGTAGVNVQISETNPFLDPQARAQLTFVNGFANVNVRRSLGELGPTFAENERDNIQAQIGLRGEITPAISWDAYYQYGRSKESITVKGDGLKASFAGLVNTTDIFGPGGDFTSVLRDFDFGDRTRTQQVASAYIAGDTSDFFSGWAGPVGFTVGYEFRKETGRFAYGTDLGTSFNQGAESAPPIPPFVKVNELFGELVVPLLSNVPLIQQLNVEGAYRKSWYAKSVGPDRSYDTNKLGINWTVSDDLRLRATRQTVIRDANIGEFANPVFSIPFANLRTVPRLFPRYAGDPCVGATNAATVTQCTAQGYRAAYDANNPANLTGGYFFGGNANIAAERGKTYTVGGIFTPRFIPGLSLSVDWYKINIRDAVGQIQPIDAITSCYVTDPRADNPLCAAVTRDPVTGFIKDAFVDDRNLASIKQEGVDVDFKYDFDVPFGLPGDKWSLGYQGSFVTDYTIQRNAVLTPVDCKARYGAPCSSDLVTLVVPDYRHRATFTWDSEPLTVQFGWKRIGSVKDSTAGSVGRIAAFDYFDLNIALRPPVEGLSLTFGIDNIFAKKPPIAVNPGAFNTFPDTYDVLGRTFGFSLTIRR; encoded by the coding sequence ATGAGAGGGACACGTTCGAAGATACTCTATGGTGGCTGCGCGGTTCTTGCGCTGGTTGCGGCCACCACATCCGCTCGTGCGTCGGCCCAGGATGCGCCAGTCGTGGCAGAGGATGGCGATGCGATCATCGTTACCGGATCCCGGATCAAAAGCGTGGGTCTCTCTTCCACCAGCCCGATCAGTACGCTGGAGGGTGAACAGATCCAGCTGCAGCGCGCGGTCACCATCGAAGACATTTCGGTCAAGATTCCGCAACTTGCCGGCGGTGTAAATTCGACATCGGTCGGCAGCGACGCCTTTGGTGCGCAGACCCTGGATTTGCGCAATCTCGGGCAAAACCGAACGCTGGTTCTGATCAACGGGACACGGGCATTGCCGTTCAGCTTTCGCAACGCCGTCGACGTCAATTCCATCCCGGCACCGCTTCTGAAGCGCGTCGATGTCCTGACCGGCGGTGCCGCCGCGGTGTACGGCGCCGATGCGGTCGCCGGCGTGGTCAATTTCATCATCAACGACGATTTCGAAGGGCTGCAAGCAAACATCAACTACCGCGCCGTCGCCGGTGGCGGATCGCAGAAGAGCGGCCATTTGATGGGCGGCATGAAGCTGGGGGATCGGGGCAGCATCGTCGGTTATGTCGAATATACCGATCGCGACCCGCTGCTAGCCGGCAACCGCCGCTTTGCGCGAAACGGCGCAGCCACGTTGCCGATCGGCGGCAATTTTACCGATGTCGCGAGCGGGCGTACATTTTCTTATGACGCGAATGGCGTCTTCACGCTGACACCGCAATCCACGGACTATACGCCGCTGTTTCTGCTTGCGCAGCCGCTCCGCCGTTTCAACGCCGATGCGTTTTTCAAATATGAGCTGTTTGACGGTGTCGAAACCTACGGCCGGATCATGTATTCCAAGGTGGAAACGCAAGGCGGCACGCGGTCGGGGCAGAATCCACCGACAACCGGCACCGCAGGCGTCAATGTCCAGATATCCGAGACCAATCCCTTCCTCGATCCGCAAGCGCGGGCGCAACTGACGTTCGTGAACGGCTTTGCCAACGTCAATGTCCGCCGCTCGCTTGGCGAGCTGGGACCGACCTTTGCCGAGAACGAGCGGGACAATATTCAGGCCCAGATCGGTTTGCGCGGCGAGATCACGCCTGCCATCAGCTGGGATGCCTATTATCAATATGGCAGATCCAAGGAATCCATCACGGTCAAAGGGGACGGTCTGAAGGCGAGCTTCGCCGGCCTGGTGAACACCACCGATATTTTCGGCCCGGGCGGCGATTTCACCAGTGTGCTGCGGGATTTCGATTTCGGCGATCGCACGCGCACCCAGCAAGTCGCGTCGGCCTATATCGCGGGCGATACGAGCGATTTTTTCAGCGGTTGGGCGGGGCCGGTCGGCTTTACGGTCGGCTATGAATTCCGCAAGGAAACCGGGCGCTTCGCCTATGGCACCGATCTGGGGACATCGTTCAACCAGGGCGCTGAATCCGCTCCGCCGATCCCGCCGTTCGTCAAGGTCAACGAACTGTTCGGCGAGTTGGTCGTCCCGTTGCTGTCCAACGTTCCGCTGATCCAGCAGTTGAACGTCGAAGGTGCCTATCGGAAATCCTGGTATGCAAAATCAGTCGGTCCTGATCGCAGCTATGACACCAACAAGCTGGGCATCAACTGGACGGTAAGCGATGATCTGCGTTTGCGGGCAACCCGCCAAACGGTCATCCGCGATGCCAATATCGGTGAATTTGCGAACCCGGTATTTTCGATTCCCTTCGCAAATCTGCGGACGGTCCCCCGGTTGTTCCCGCGTTATGCGGGTGATCCATGCGTCGGCGCGACGAATGCCGCGACGGTGACCCAATGCACGGCGCAAGGATATCGTGCGGCCTATGACGCGAACAATCCGGCCAATCTTACCGGCGGATATTTCTTTGGCGGCAATGCGAATATCGCGGCGGAGCGCGGCAAAACCTATACCGTCGGGGGTATATTCACGCCGCGTTTCATCCCCGGCCTCAGCCTGTCGGTCGATTGGTACAAGATCAATATCCGTGATGCGGTAGGCCAGATCCAGCCGATCGATGCGATCACCAGTTGTTATGTTACAGATCCCCGCGCCGACAACCCGTTATGCGCCGCGGTCACGCGCGATCCGGTGACCGGCTTCATCAAGGACGCTTTCGTCGACGACCGAAATCTTGCCTCGATCAAGCAGGAAGGTGTCGATGTCGATTTCAAATACGATTTCGACGTCCCGTTCGGCTTGCCGGGCGACAAATGGAGCCTTGGCTATCAGGGCAGCTTCGTCACCGACTATACGATCCAGCGTAACGCGGTGCTCACGCCGGTCGATTGCAAGGCCCGCTATGGTGCGCCATGCTCGTCCGATCTCGTCACGCTGGTGGTGCCCGATTACCGTCACCGGGCCACCTTCACCTGGGACAGCGAGCCGTTGACCGTGCAATTCGGCTGGAAGCGGATCGGATCGGTCAAAGACAGCACGGCGGGCAGCGTGGGCAGGATCGCTGCGTTCGATTATTTCGATCTGAACATCGCGCTTCGTCCGCCCGTCGAAGGTCTTTCGCTCACATTCGGTATCGACAATATTTTTGCCAAGAAGCCGCCGATTGCGGTCAATCCGGGTGCATTCAATACCTTCCCCGATACCTATGACGTGCTTGGCAGGACTTTCGGCTTTTCGCTGACCATCCGCAGATAA
- a CDS encoding ATP-dependent Clp protease proteolytic subunit: protein MIDPLAALVPVVVEQTSRGERSFDIFSRLLRERIIFVTGEVEDNMASLITAQLLFLESENPKKDIYMYINSPGGVVTAGMAIHDTMQYIRPRVGTVCIGQAASMGSFLLAAGEPGMRVALTNARVMVHQPSGGARGMASDIEIQAKEILRIRKRMNDLYVKYTGKSLKDIEKAMDRDTFLEADEAKAFGLVDHVYDRRPGALEGDAAKDLSEGPTP, encoded by the coding sequence ATGATCGACCCGCTCGCTGCCCTGGTTCCAGTCGTCGTCGAACAGACGAGCCGCGGCGAACGCAGCTTTGACATTTTCTCCCGCCTGCTGCGCGAACGGATCATCTTTGTCACCGGCGAGGTCGAGGACAATATGGCGTCGCTGATCACCGCACAGCTGCTGTTCCTCGAATCAGAAAATCCGAAGAAAGACATCTATATGTACATCAACTCGCCGGGCGGCGTCGTCACGGCGGGCATGGCGATCCACGACACGATGCAATATATCCGCCCGCGCGTCGGCACCGTATGCATCGGTCAGGCCGCATCGATGGGCAGCTTTCTGCTCGCCGCGGGCGAACCGGGGATGCGCGTTGCGCTGACCAATGCGCGCGTCATGGTCCATCAGCCGTCGGGCGGCGCGCGCGGCATGGCGTCGGACATTGAAATTCAGGCCAAGGAAATTTTGCGCATTCGCAAGCGGATGAACGACCTGTATGTGAAATATACCGGCAAGTCGTTGAAAGACATTGAAAAGGCGATGGACCGCGACACGTTCCTCGAGGCCGATGAAGCCAAGGCGTTCGGGCTGGTCGACCATGTCTATGACCGCCGCCCCGGCGCGCTGGAAGGCGACGCGGCCAAGGATCTTAGCGAAGGTCCGACGCCCTGA